From Coccinella septempunctata chromosome 4, icCocSept1.1, whole genome shotgun sequence, a single genomic window includes:
- the LOC123312609 gene encoding uncharacterized protein LOC123312609, translating into MFLLRLGSFAPLEILYSASPLAYFDIFLIHAASDINYYEQHLGGSQESLLSLNSYHIFTPPAVRPKNNVFFNSADNLYKKQKFKLTIPRIEVECEPVFSVQVTDFSEPCPKNVTLTYDESGTNLEINLPNDENDINKSWKNRANDFVQKKSYSIEVNEIPSITIDSVNETDKFLSIRAKRMKQQRALSSSLQDVSSSTSSISSCVHESNLDLSLLDGEGSSTSNKNWKSPDELRFRKLTDSEKYDSKAVSFPELCKIRGMPSRSHSVSDEHLNDKLTEYERLEILKLLHDWSLYGSDSKCDFNLSLDKNSRRSSEITSRRKDDVNGLTKSSNDFSKSRIKYNSEPNLSPVNSKKITDDFIVVARYNSENDLNSKVNTDLLHKCEFRNCIFNIDTNSACGKPVDSEPIKEYQDANEIDNNKKYRKDNSNEKACLSNITNLPRRISRIDEASRRNSDVIQTKTFNSQLVRCDSLERLTHIQKNIRNKNATQKKFPDSYIVRKNSVKSTPSKSKYNENQNKTKKIIVLQQKYMPKTWKSCSDIKTKKPIRKCCKLAKKSCPMMKGHPEEPRKAQSCADFDQDTLEYAARLAELKNLRIGAFDRKITITECCTQA; encoded by the coding sequence ATGTTTCTTCTTAGGCTAGGTTCTTTCGCCCCTTTAGAAATATTGTATTCCGCTAGTCCACTTGcttatttcgatatttttctcaTACATGCAGCCTCGGATATAAACTACTACGAACAACATTTAGGGGGTTCTCAGGAATCCCTGTTGAGTCTAAACAGCTACCACATATTCACGCCTCCAGCTGTCCGACCGAAAAACAACGTATTTTTCAATTCAGCGGATAATTtgtacaaaaaacaaaaattcaaactaaCAATTCCTCGTATTGAGGTAGAATGTGAACCAGTTTTCAGCGTGCAAGTTACTGATTTCAGTGAACCTTGTCCTAAAAATGTCACTCTTACTTATGATGAATCTGGAACTAATTTAGAGATTAATTTACCGAATGACGAAAATGACATCAATAAATCTTGGAAAAATAGAGCTAACGACTTCGTACAGAAAAAGAGTTACTCAATAGAAGTAAACGAAATTCCAAGCATTACAATTGATTCAGTGAATGAAACTGACAAATTTTTGAGCATAAGGGCAAAAAGAATGAAACAACAACGTGCATTATCGAGTTCTTTACAAGATGTCTCTAGTTCCACTTCCAGCATAAGCAGCTGTGTTCATGAATCTAATTTAGACCTGAGCCTTCTTGATGGCGAAGGCTCATctacttcaaataaaaattggaaATCGCCGGATGAACTTCGATTTCGGAAATTAACCGACTCGGAGAAATATGACTCCAAGGCAGTCAGTTTTCCTGAACTTTGCAAGATCAGAGGAATGCCAAGCAGGAGCCATAGCGTTAGCGATGAACATCTAAATGATAAATTAACTGAATATGAAAGATTAGAAATACTGAAACTACTTCACGATTGGAGTTTGTATGGTTCCGACTCTAAGTGTGATTTCAATCTATCCCTGGATAAAAATAGCAGGAGATCCTCTGAAATAACATCTCGAAGAAAAGATGATGTTAATGGCTTAACTAAGTCTTCCAACGACTTCAGCAAAAGTAGGATTAAGTATAATTCAGAGCCAAATTTATCACCCgtcaattctaaaaaaataacaGATGACTTCATAGTTGTAGCTAGATATAACTCTGAAAATGACTTGAACAGTAAAGTCAACACAGACTTATTGCATAAATGCGAATTTAGAAATTGCATATTCAACATTGATACAAATTCAGCGTGTGGTAAGCCTGTCGATTCAGAACCAATAAAAGAATACCAGGACGCTAATGAAATTGataataacaaaaaatatagaaaagatAATTCAAACGAAAAGGCATGTCTCAGTAATATAACAAATCTTCCAAGAAGAATAAGCAGGATTGATGAAGCGAGCAGGAGAAATAGCGATGTAATCCAAACCAAAACATTCAACAGTCAATTGGTGAGATGTGATAGTTTGGAAAGATTAACtcatatacaaaaaaatataagaaataaaaatgctacacaaaaaaaatttccagacTCTTATATAGTTAGAAAAAATAGCGTAAAAAGTACTCCATCAAAATCTAAGTACAACGAAAATCAgaataaaacgaaaaaaataatcGTATTACAACAAAAATATATGCCTAAAACTTGGAAAAGTTGTTCTGATATCAAAACAAAGAAACCGATTAGAAAATGTTGTAAACTAGCCAAGAAGTCTTGCCCAATGATGAAAGGACATCCTGAAGAACCAAGGAAAGCGCAAAGTTGCGCTGATTTTGATCAAGACACTTTGGAATACGCTGCTAGGTTAGCTGAATTGAAGAATTTGCGCATTGGCGCTTTTGATCGTAAGATTACGATTACTGAATGTTGCACACAAGCATAA